Proteins co-encoded in one Lynx canadensis isolate LIC74 chromosome C1, mLynCan4.pri.v2, whole genome shotgun sequence genomic window:
- the TRIM63 gene encoding E3 ubiquitin-protein ligase TRIM63: MDYKSSLIQDGNPMENLEKQLICPICLEMFTKPVVILPCQHNLCRKCANDIFQAANPFWTNRVGSVSMSGGRFRCPSCRHEVIMDRHGVYGLQRNLLVENIIDIYKQECSSRPLQKGNHPMCKEHEDEKINIYCLTCEMPTCSMCKVFGAHKACEVAPLQSVFQGQKMELSNCISMLVAGNDRVQTIITQLEDSCRVTKDNSHQVKEELSQKFDVLYAILDEKKSELLQRITREQEEKLSFIEALIQQYREQLDKSTKLVETAIQSLDEPGGAIFLLSAKQLIKSIVEASKGCQLGKTEQGFENMDYFTLDLEHIADTLRAIDFGTDEEEEEFIDEEDQEEEESTEGKEEGHQ; the protein is encoded by the exons ATGGATTATAAGTCAAGCCTGATCCAGGATGGGAACCCCATGGAGAACCTGGAGAAGCAGCTGATCTGTCCCATCTGCCTGGAGATGTTTACCAAGCCGGTGGTCATCTTGCCGTGTCAGCACAACCTCTGCCGGAAGTGTGCCAATGACATCTTCCAG GCCGCCAATCCCTTCTGGACCAATCGGGTCGGGTCTGTGTCCATGTCTGGGGGCCGTTTCCGCTGCCCCTCCTGCCGCCACGAGGTGATCATGGATCGTCATGGAGTGTATGGCCTGCAGAGGAATCTGCTGGTGGAGAACATCATTGATATCTACAAGCAGGAGTGTTCCAG TCGGCCCCTACAGAAGGGCAACCACCCCATGTGCAAGGAGCACGAAGATGAGAAAATCAACATCTACTGTCTCACGTGCGAGATGCCCACGTGCTCCATGTGCAAGGTGTTTGGGGCTCACAAGGCCTGTGAGGTGGCCCCGCTGCAGAGCGTCTTCCAGGGACAAAAG ATGGAGCTGAGTAACTGTATCTCCATGCTGGTGGCGGGGAACGACCGAGTACAGACCATCATCACTCAGCTGGAGGACTCCTGTCGAGTAACCAAG GACAACAGCCACCAGGTGAAGGAAGAGCTGAGCCAGAAGTTTGACGTACTGTACGCCATCTTGGACGAGAAGAAGAGCGAGTTACTGCAGCGGATCACGCGGGAGCAGGAGGAGAAGCTCAGCTTCATCGAGGCCCTCATCCAGCAGTACCGGGAGCAACTGGACAAATCCACTAAGCTGGTGGAGACAGCCATCCAGTCCCTGGACGAGCCTGGTGGGGCCATCTTTCTCTTG AGTGCTAAGCAACTCATCAAAAG CATTGTGGAAGCTTCCAAGGGTTGCCAGCTGGGGAAGACAGAACAGGGCTTTGAAAACATGGACTACTTTACCTTGGACTTAGAGCACATAGCAGACACCCTGAGGGCCATCGACTTTGGGACAG atgaggaagaggaagagttcATTGACGAAGAAGATCAGGAAGAGGAAGAGTccacagagggaaaggaagaag GACACCAGTAA